A stretch of the Chlorobiota bacterium genome encodes the following:
- a CDS encoding Hsp20/alpha crystallin family protein: MKTQILVNPFNDVMKLQEKVGNIFENVMQNANKEFSDFTLWRPTGDVHEFDNYFEVELELPGVKKEDINLNFEDKTLVVNGEKKSSTSEILPNSSRKERFYGKFSRKIIFNVSINADNIDAKFENGILLINLPKSDEVKPRNIEIK; the protein is encoded by the coding sequence ATGAAAACACAAATTTTAGTGAATCCTTTTAACGACGTAATGAAATTACAAGAGAAAGTAGGTAATATCTTTGAAAATGTAATGCAAAATGCAAATAAAGAATTTTCAGATTTTACATTATGGAGACCAACAGGTGATGTTCATGAATTCGACAATTATTTTGAAGTTGAGTTAGAATTACCAGGAGTTAAAAAAGAAGATATCAATTTAAATTTTGAAGATAAAACTCTAGTTGTGAATGGAGAAAAGAAATCTTCAACTTCTGAAATTTTACCAAACTCAAGTAGAAAAGAAAGATTTTATGGTAAATTTAGCAGAAAAATTATTTTTAATGTATCTATAAATGCTGATAATATTGATGCAAAATTTGAAAATGGAATTTTGTTAATCAATTTACCAAAATCTGATGAAGTTAAACCAAGGAATATTGAAATTAAGTAA
- a CDS encoding phytoene desaturase translates to MKIIVIGSGFGGLFAAVRLQNLGHDVTLIEKLDMTGGRGYVFKQDGYTFDAGPTVITAPWLIEELFTEAGKSPIDYLKFVEVNPFYRIYFNDGSFFNYNSNLESMKNEISKFNPLDSKGFEDFIKDTEEIFKTGFGLIDKPFLTLKSMLKVLPNLVKLRADKSVYKIVSKYIKNEKLRRVFSFHPLLVGGNPFNTTSIYTLILFLEKQWGVWFAMGGTGAVIKSIEKLFLELGGKLLLNSEVEKINIDEKTNKAKSVTLKNKSVLDCESVVSNADVAITYKNLIDKKFRKKYTDSKISKMDYSMSLFVLYFGTDKKYDDIPHHSIILGKGYKTLLNDIFNKKILGDDFSLYLHRPTATDSSLAPENCDSFYVLSPVPHLGSKTNWEIENKKYRDLIVKYLEDNYLPDLSKHIVTEKSIDPLYFQNVLNSNLGSAFSFAPTLMQSAWMRPHNQSEDVSNLYFVGAGTHPGAGLPGVISSAKIVANLIGKSK, encoded by the coding sequence TTGAAAATAATAGTTATCGGATCAGGATTTGGCGGACTTTTTGCAGCCGTTAGGCTTCAAAATTTGGGTCATGATGTTACTCTAATAGAAAAGTTAGATATGACTGGTGGTAGAGGTTATGTTTTTAAGCAAGATGGATATACTTTTGATGCTGGTCCAACTGTTATAACTGCTCCATGGTTAATTGAAGAATTATTTACTGAAGCAGGAAAATCTCCAATTGATTATTTAAAATTTGTTGAGGTTAATCCTTTTTATAGAATTTATTTTAATGATGGTTCATTCTTTAATTATAATTCTAATTTGGAGTCGATGAAGAATGAAATCAGTAAATTTAACCCATTGGATTCTAAAGGTTTTGAAGATTTCATTAAAGATACTGAAGAAATTTTTAAAACTGGATTTGGTTTGATTGATAAGCCTTTTCTTACATTGAAATCAATGTTAAAAGTATTACCTAATTTAGTTAAATTAAGAGCAGATAAAAGTGTTTATAAAATTGTAAGCAAGTATATAAAAAACGAAAAACTTAGAAGAGTTTTTAGTTTTCATCCACTGTTAGTTGGGGGAAATCCATTCAATACTACTTCTATTTATACTTTAATTTTATTTTTAGAAAAGCAATGGGGTGTTTGGTTTGCAATGGGGGGAACTGGAGCTGTAATCAAATCTATTGAAAAACTATTTTTGGAACTTGGTGGTAAATTATTACTAAATAGTGAAGTTGAAAAAATTAATATTGATGAAAAAACAAACAAAGCTAAATCAGTCACTTTGAAGAACAAATCTGTTTTGGATTGTGAATCAGTTGTTAGTAATGCAGATGTTGCTATAACTTACAAAAACTTGATTGATAAGAAATTTAGGAAAAAATACACAGATTCCAAAATTTCTAAAATGGATTATTCAATGTCTTTATTTGTTCTATATTTTGGAACAGATAAAAAGTATGATGATATTCCTCATCATTCAATCATTTTAGGTAAAGGTTATAAAACATTATTAAATGATATTTTTAATAAGAAGATTTTAGGAGATGATTTTTCATTGTACTTACATCGCCCAACTGCTACAGATAGTTCTTTAGCTCCAGAAAATTGTGATTCATTTTATGTTTTATCGCCTGTACCACATTTAGGTTCTAAAACAAATTGGGAAATTGAAAATAAAAAATATAGAGATTTGATTGTTAAGTATTTAGAAGATAATTATTTACCAGATTTGTCAAAGCATATAGTAACTGAAAAATCTATAGATCCACTTTATTTCCAAAATGTATTAAATAGTAATTTGGGAAGTGCTTTTTCATTTGCTCCAACATTAATGCAATCAGCTTGGATGAGACCACATAATCAGTCTGAAGATGTTTCAAATCTATATTTTGTAGGTGCAGGAACTCACCCAGGTGCTGGCTTGCCAGGAGTTATATCAAGTGCAAAAATAGTTGCTAACTTGATTGGTAAATCAAAATAA
- a CDS encoding S8 family serine peptidase, translating to MLLFINQLFAQTDQTRFYRLFLKDKGIPNKILVKGDSLYEIAVSNLTDRCLKRRSKTLQKDSIVSTKDLPLKSTYLEEIVKLGAKIAQSSKWFNSVIIDCDSLIFEKIKQLPFINNYITLKTIKRVSSNENIEKYNNTYNNTTVTDPFCLNENYGVCEKQNKMLKVDFAHKLGIAGEGVFIGVLDEGFNPRQHNALKNINIIAEHDFVYNDNIVSDQPDQPSSEKHGTAVTSMIGGFSLNTDKNIIGIAPKAMFALAKTEDSRYERNIEEDNFVAGLEWLESLGVDVTNTSLGYTNFDDPENDHNHDELTGHTAFASIGLNEAVRLGMICVVAAGNEFSTFKYISVPGEADSAIAVAAVNEKGEVAGFSSRGNSSWARIKPEVAAMGVGNCGAAAYSEFEVTCGNGTSYASPCITGVVALILSANPDLRPWEVKKYLFRNSSSFTKPDTAIGYGIVDIEKTFLDIAKDFPLVGRIKLFDDRINQKLIFWTNYLTSDNSDNNCFTLNLKTNFSDTIKLPTCRSFSGLLRWDIDYSIEPKKKFHSLLISNDTFQLNINSTNLNLINNNKSRIIYKLDELFSSFINIKNLPSNSNDIKSSICEELSPSIENEVIEISPNLTNKSCFVFYNVKNQNSQNLCSIHLFNSLGQKVKEILNNSVVPLGYNSTFINFSDFPAGKYFVKFVLNNQEFVKQIVYIPN from the coding sequence ATGTTACTTTTTATAAATCAATTATTTGCTCAAACAGATCAAACCCGATTTTACAGATTATTTTTGAAAGATAAAGGAATACCAAATAAAATTTTAGTAAAAGGTGATTCTTTATATGAAATAGCAGTATCAAATTTAACAGACCGTTGCCTTAAAAGAAGATCTAAAACTTTACAAAAAGATTCTATTGTTTCTACAAAAGACCTACCTTTAAAATCCACATACTTAGAAGAAATAGTAAAATTGGGTGCTAAAATTGCACAATCATCAAAGTGGTTTAATAGTGTTATAATAGATTGCGATTCATTAATATTTGAAAAAATTAAACAACTTCCATTTATTAATAATTATATAACTCTTAAAACAATAAAGAGAGTTTCAAGTAATGAAAATATAGAAAAGTATAATAATACTTATAATAATACAACTGTTACAGATCCTTTTTGTTTGAATGAGAATTATGGAGTTTGTGAAAAACAAAACAAAATGCTAAAAGTAGATTTTGCACACAAATTGGGTATTGCAGGTGAAGGAGTTTTTATTGGAGTTTTGGATGAAGGCTTCAACCCTAGGCAACACAATGCTCTTAAAAACATTAACATTATTGCTGAACATGATTTTGTTTATAATGATAACATTGTATCTGATCAACCAGACCAACCATCTTCTGAAAAACATGGAACAGCTGTAACAAGCATGATTGGTGGGTTTAGTTTAAACACAGATAAAAATATAATAGGAATTGCACCTAAAGCAATGTTTGCATTAGCCAAAACTGAAGACTCTAGATATGAGAGAAATATTGAAGAAGATAATTTTGTTGCTGGTCTTGAATGGTTAGAAAGTTTAGGAGTGGATGTAACAAATACATCTTTAGGTTATACCAATTTTGATGATCCTGAAAATGATCATAATCATGATGAATTAACTGGACATACAGCATTTGCCTCAATTGGATTAAATGAAGCAGTTAGACTTGGAATGATATGCGTTGTAGCAGCTGGGAATGAATTTAGTACTTTTAAATACATTTCAGTTCCAGGTGAGGCTGATAGTGCAATTGCAGTTGCTGCTGTAAATGAAAAAGGTGAAGTTGCTGGATTTTCTAGTCGTGGTAATAGCTCGTGGGCTAGGATAAAACCAGAAGTTGCAGCAATGGGTGTTGGGAATTGTGGTGCTGCTGCTTATTCGGAATTTGAAGTAACTTGTGGAAATGGTACTTCCTATGCAAGCCCTTGTATAACTGGTGTAGTTGCTTTGATACTTTCTGCTAATCCAGACTTAAGACCTTGGGAAGTTAAAAAATATTTGTTTAGGAATTCTAGTTCTTTTACTAAACCAGATACTGCCATTGGATATGGTATTGTCGATATAGAAAAAACTTTTTTAGATATTGCAAAAGATTTCCCTTTAGTTGGTAGAATAAAATTATTTGATGATAGAATAAATCAGAAATTAATTTTTTGGACTAATTATTTGACATCAGATAATTCAGATAATAATTGTTTCACATTGAACTTGAAAACTAACTTTTCAGACACAATCAAGTTGCCAACTTGTAGATCTTTTTCTGGTTTACTTAGATGGGATATTGATTATTCAATTGAACCAAAAAAAAAATTTCATTCACTATTAATTAGTAATGATACTTTCCAATTGAATATCAATTCTACAAATTTAAATTTAATAAATAATAACAAAAGTAGGATTATTTATAAGTTAGATGAATTATTTTCTAGTTTTATAAATATTAAAAATTTACCAAGTAATTCGAATGATATAAAAAGTTCTATATGTGAGGAACTATCTCCTTCAATTGAAAATGAAGTGATTGAAATTTCACCTAATTTAACGAACAAATCTTGTTTTGTATTTTATAATGTTAAAAATCAAAATTCTCAAAATTTATGTAGTATACATTTATTCAATTCCTTAGGACAAAAAGTTAAAGAAATTTTAAATAACAGTGTTGTACCATTGGGATATAATTCAACATTTATTAATTTTTCAGATTTTCCAGCTGGAAAGTATTTTGTAAAATTTGTGTTAAATAATCAAGAGTTTGTAAAGCAAATTGTTTACATACCTAATTAG
- a CDS encoding 2-oxoisovalerate dehydrogenase, whose translation MLNNKSTDRIVPNETLVGWYKLMHLGRILDEKAANYLKQAKGWSYHAPCAGHEGIQLALGYVFRQGKDYLFPYYRDLMTSLAAGITPFEIILNGLSKQDDVAGAGRHMSNHFAKVSLNIQNVSSCTGNHAPHATGLAKAIKYYKSDAISFYSGGESACAEGYFYEAVNGANTTKLPVVFVIQNNKYGISVPLHEAFANLTVSEQFKGMENLKIINCDGTDVLDSYMAMIEAIEHIKSGNGPAMVHAQCVRIGAHSNSDRHELYRSQEELIEAKSQDPLLKLKNLILNENVLTIDELNLIESDNKIELFAQADKAELMPDPKGESYQEFLNPDPYLAIEDSTKPSTEMTLIQALNSTLKEEFRNNPNTFMWGQDVAHKEKGGIFNVSKGMQQEFGYDRVHNSPIAEDYIVGTANGFSRFNDDLRIAIEGSEFADYFWPAMEQLVEMGHEYWRGCGQFSPNVTIRIASGGYITGGIYHSQTIESTLNTLPGIRIVYPAFADDAAGLLRTCIRSKGPSVFLEPKFLYNHQWAKTNVPSNFEVPFGVGRSRREGKDIGIICYGNAVHFALQAAEKLSLEGIQAEVFDLRSIKPMDVEGICNVVKKTNRVIVAHEDHKIGGLGGEITSIIMQNCFNVLDAPVLVAASKNTPVGFSHIYEKAILINSEDIYNTAKEVFNF comes from the coding sequence ATGTTAAATAATAAATCTACAGATAGAATTGTTCCAAACGAAACATTAGTTGGATGGTACAAACTTATGCATCTTGGAAGAATTTTAGATGAAAAAGCTGCTAATTATCTGAAACAAGCTAAAGGATGGAGTTATCATGCACCGTGTGCAGGACATGAAGGGATTCAGCTTGCTTTAGGCTATGTATTCCGTCAGGGAAAGGATTATTTATTTCCATATTATAGAGATTTAATGACATCTTTAGCTGCAGGAATTACTCCTTTTGAAATTATTTTAAATGGATTATCAAAACAAGATGATGTTGCAGGTGCAGGAAGGCATATGAGTAATCACTTTGCTAAAGTTTCATTAAATATTCAAAATGTATCTTCTTGTACTGGTAATCATGCACCACATGCAACAGGTTTAGCTAAAGCAATTAAATATTATAAAAGTGATGCAATTAGTTTTTATTCTGGGGGTGAAAGTGCATGCGCTGAGGGTTATTTTTATGAAGCTGTTAATGGTGCTAATACAACTAAGTTACCTGTAGTTTTCGTTATACAAAATAATAAATATGGTATCTCAGTCCCTTTACATGAAGCATTTGCAAACTTAACTGTAAGTGAGCAATTTAAAGGAATGGAGAATTTAAAAATAATTAATTGTGATGGCACAGATGTTTTAGATTCGTATATGGCAATGATAGAAGCCATAGAGCACATTAAATCTGGAAATGGTCCAGCAATGGTTCATGCTCAATGTGTTAGAATTGGTGCTCATTCTAATTCTGATAGACATGAATTGTATAGAAGCCAAGAAGAATTAATTGAAGCTAAATCTCAAGATCCTTTATTGAAGTTAAAAAATTTAATTTTAAATGAAAATGTATTAACAATTGATGAATTAAATTTAATTGAATCTGACAATAAAATTGAGTTATTCGCACAAGCAGATAAAGCAGAATTAATGCCTGATCCAAAAGGAGAATCTTATCAGGAGTTTCTAAATCCAGATCCTTATTTGGCAATTGAAGATAGTACAAAGCCTTCTACTGAAATGACTCTTATTCAAGCATTAAATTCTACCCTAAAAGAAGAATTTCGTAACAACCCTAATACATTTATGTGGGGGCAAGACGTAGCTCATAAAGAAAAAGGTGGGATATTTAATGTTAGTAAAGGTATGCAACAAGAATTTGGTTATGATAGAGTTCACAACTCCCCTATTGCTGAAGATTATATTGTTGGAACTGCAAATGGTTTTTCAAGATTTAATGATGATCTAAGAATTGCAATTGAAGGGTCTGAATTTGCAGATTACTTTTGGCCTGCAATGGAGCAACTTGTTGAAATGGGTCATGAATATTGGAGGGGATGTGGCCAGTTTTCACCAAACGTAACTATCAGAATTGCCAGTGGTGGTTATATAACTGGAGGTATTTATCATTCGCAAACAATTGAGTCAACTTTAAATACATTACCAGGAATTAGAATTGTTTATCCGGCTTTTGCTGATGATGCTGCAGGATTGTTAAGAACTTGTATTCGATCCAAAGGACCAAGTGTATTTTTAGAACCTAAATTTCTATATAATCATCAATGGGCAAAAACAAATGTTCCATCAAATTTTGAAGTTCCATTCGGAGTAGGTAGATCAAGAAGAGAAGGAAAAGATATTGGGATTATTTGCTATGGGAATGCTGTCCATTTTGCTCTTCAAGCAGCGGAAAAATTATCTTTAGAAGGAATTCAAGCTGAAGTTTTTGATCTAAGATCTATTAAACCAATGGATGTTGAGGGGATTTGCAATGTTGTTAAAAAAACAAATAGAGTTATTGTTGCGCATGAAGACCATAAGATAGGTGGTTTAGGTGGAGAAATTACTTCAATAATTATGCAAAATTGTTTTAATGTACTTGATGCTCCAGTTCTTGTAGCTGCGAGTAAAAATACTCCAGTTGGATTTTCTCATATTTATGAGAAAGCAATTTTGATTAATTCTGAAGACATTTATAATACTGCAAAAGAAGTCTTTAATTTTTAG